Part of the Cucumis sativus cultivar 9930 unplaced genomic scaffold, Cucumber_9930_V3 scaffold58, whole genome shotgun sequence genome is shown below.
AAGGGTAGTGCTATCACGACATTCCTCTCATTCCTTGGCTACTACACACGTTCCATGATTCCATACTAGGAGGACACTCTAGATTCTTGAGAACTTACAAAAGGATTAGTGGAGAACTATTTTGGAAGAGAATGAAGGTAGATGTGAAGAAATACGTGGAAGAGTGTGACATATGCCAACGTAACAAATTCGAAGCTACCAATCCTGTCAGAGTGCTACAACCCATTCCCATTCTTGAAAAGATATTGGAAGATTGGATGGATTTCATAGAGGGACTACCCTTAGCGAGGGATGTAATGTAATTATGGTAGTAGTTGACCGTTTAAGTAAGTATTCCTACTTCTAACTCTTAAAACACTCGTACACAGCGAAGCAAGTGGCTTCCATTTTTCTGGAAAGAGTGGTTAGCAAACATGGTATTCCCAAGTCCATTATTACCGATTAGGATAAGATCTTTCTTAGCAATTTCTGGAAAGAGTTATTCACCACCATGGGCacacttttgaaaagaagCACAACATTTCACCCGCAAACTGATGGACAAACCGAGAGAGTAAATAGGTGCCTAGAGACCTATCTAAGATGTTTCTGCAATGAGCATGCAAGAAAATGGGATAAACTAATTCCTTGGGCAGAGTTATGGTATAATATCACTCTCCATGCGTCCACCAAAACAACTCCTTACCAAACTGTTTATGGTAGACCTCCCCTCCATTGTTATCTTATGGGATGAAGAAATCTTCAAATAATGAGGTAGAAGCcatgttaaaagaaagagatttaGCAATCAATGCCTTGAAAGAAAACCTCTGTACAGCCCAAAacagaatgaaaaaaatggtagatcGGAATCGCAGATAACTCAAGTTCAAAGTTGGTGatgaagtttatttgaaaCTACGGCCCTATAGACAAAGATCATTAGTTAGAAAGAAATGTGAGAAGCTAGCTTCGAAATTTTATGGGGTGTATGAGATTATTGAGGCGATAGGAAGGTCGCGTATCGTTTGAAACTACCACCAGAAGCTGTCATTCACAATGTTTTTCACATTTCCCAATTGAAACTGAAGTTAGGAAAACAACATGTCGTTCAACAGCAACCGCCTATATTAACCGAGGACTCCAAATTACAATTATGGCCGGAAACTGTGTTGGGAGTACGATGGAACAAGGAGATGGGTGGAAATGAATTACTGGTCAAATAGAAGAATCTATCAGATAGTGAGACAACATGGGAATCAGTATATCTACTGAGAAGACAAGGTGAGTTAGAACCCATGGGTATTGTAAGACCTCCAATCATTCACACATATAAAAGGAGGGGCAGAAAGGTAAATGAACAAACAATTGTGTGAGTCAAGTAGAATCCTTACACATTCTCTCATCATTAATTGTTTGTTCATTTACCTTTCTGCTCCTCCTTTTATATGTGTGAACGATTGAGGTCTTACAATACCCCTTGGTTCCAAGTTCACCATGCCCTCAAggtgaaaattagaaaactgCTGATTCAGCAGGTATACTGATTCCCACGTGGCTTCGCCATCTGGTAgatttttccatttaattaGTCATTCATTTCCACTCAACTCTTTATTCCAGCATACTCCCAACACAGTTTTTGGCCACAACTGCAAGTCCTCAGTTAGGATAGGTTGTTGACGTTGGACTACATGTTTTCTGAGTTTCAGTTTCAGTTGAGAAATGTGGAACACATTGTGAATGACAGCTTCCGCTGGTAACTTCAAACGGTACGCGACCTCCCCAATCTCCTCTGTAATCTTGTACGACCCATAAAATTTTGGCGCTAGTTTCTCACACTTCTTTCTAGCCAATGAGCGTTGTCTATGGGGTCTTAGTTTCAAATAGACTTCATCCCCTACCTTGAACTTCAATTCTCTCCGATTCCGAtctgccattttttttcattcggTTTTGGGCTGCACAAAGATTTTCGTTCAAGGCATTGATTGCTAagtctctttcttttaaaatggcTTCTAACTCATTATTTGGAGATTTATTCATCCCATACGATAATAATGGGGGGTCTGCCATAAACAGTTTGAAAAGGAGTTATTTTGGTAGACGCATGGAAGGTGGTGTTGTACCACAACTTTGCCCAAGGAATCGACTTGTCCCATTTTCTCGGCTGTTCATTACAGAAGCACCTTAGATAGGTCTCCAGACACACCTGTTTACTCTCTCTGTTTTTCCGTTTGTTTGTGGATGAAAAGCCGTGCTTCTTTTTAAAAGCGTGCCCTTGGTGGTGAATAACTCTCTCAAGAAATTGGTAAGAAAAATCGTATAACTATCTGTAATAATAGACTTGGAAATGCCATGTTTGCTAACTACTCTTTCCATAAATATAGAAGCTACTTGTTTTGGGTGTTTAAGAGTTAGGAAGTAGGAGTACTTACTTAAAAGGTCAACTACCACCATAATTACATTATATCCCCCAACTAAGGGTAGTCCTTCTATAAAATCCATTGTCTAATCTTCCAATATCCTCTCGGGAATGGGAATGGGTTGCAACTCTGGCTGGTTTGGTAgctttgaatttgttttgttggcaTATGTCACATTCTTCCACGTACTTCTTCACATCTGCTTTCATTCCCTTCCAAAACAATTCTCCACTAATCCTTTTGTAAGTTCTCAAGAAACCGGAATGACCTCCTAGTATGGAGTCATGGAAGGTGTGCAACAACCTAGGAATGAGGGAGGAATGTCGTAATAACACTATCCTTCCTTTATACAGCAACTTATCATTAATCCATTGATATTTCCCTCCCTGGTCCACCCCCTTTCACTTCTGCTATGATCTCTTGGAGTTCTTTATCATTCTCAACTTCCTTCTCTATCAGCTCAATATCAACGATGCTGGTTGTAGTCATTGTGTTCAATTCCATGGTTTGATCCTTCCATGAAAGAGCATCGACGACTTTATTCTGCAAGCCTGATTGATACAATATCTCGAAATCATAGCCCAAGAGTTTTGTTAACTATTTCTGAAATTGAGGTTGAACCTCCCTTTGTTCTAACAAGAATTTGAGAGCTTTCCGATATGAAATAATAGTGAATTTCCTTCCCAGTAGGTAGTGCCTCCATTTCTGCACTGATAGAACAACTGCCATCAATTCCCTTTCATATATAGACTTAGATTGGGCTCTTGATAGTTTCTGATTGAAGAAGGCGATAGGATGTCTCCTTGTGACAGCACCGCTCCTAATCCCATTCCTAATCCCACTCCTGAAGCATCAGTCTCAATAGTAAACGACAATGACCAATCAGGCAGTGCTAGCACTGATATGATTGTCATTGCTAATTTCGGTTGCTCAAAGACTGATGTTGCTTCCTCATTCCATTTGAATGCATTCTTCTGAAGTAACTTAGTTAAAAGTGCTGCAATTTCCCCATAAATCTTCACAAACCTTCTATAATAACCGGTTAGTTCTAGAAATCCTCTCAGCCAGTGATGTCTTTTGGTTGTGGCCAATTAATCATGCTTCGAATCTTTTCTTCATCAGCTTCAACTTCTCGGCTAGAAATTATGTGCCCCAAATACTAAACTTGGGGGTGTGCTATAAcacattttcttctatttgcAAATAATTGATTATCCTTCAGTATTGCAAAAACCATTCCCAAATGTTTCACATGCTCATTTATATCAGCACTATAGactaaaatatcatcaaaaaatacaagaacaCATCTCCTAAGAAAGGGTTTGCATACCTAATTCATTAGAGATTGGAATGTGGCTAGGGCATTGCTGAGGCTGAAGGGCATAACTAAGAATTCGTAGTGTCCTTCGTGAGTGCGAAATGTTGTTTCTCCACATCTTCCTCCTTCATCCTTATTTGATGGTATCctgattttaaatctaatttggAGAACATAGTTGCCCCATGTAGTTTATCTAGTAGTTCTTCAATTATCGGGATAGGGAATTTGTCCGATACTGTTACCTGGTTCAACTTGCGGTAGTCCACACAAAATCTCCAAcccccattttttttttcactaataaCACCGGACTGGAGTAAGGGCTGTTACTCGATCTAATCACCTCTGCCTGTAGCATTTCTATcaccaatttttcaattttcattttgtacatGTCCATACTTGTCGAACGTTGATTGGCCTTTGATCTGGCATGGTTAATATGCGATGGTCAATCGGTCTCTTGGGAGGTAAACCCTTTGGTGATTCAAATATGTCCACGTATTGTTTGAGTAAACTTTGAACCATGGGTAGTTCTTTCTCATCTCCTTTTTGCTCGGTTTTTTCTTCATACTCATCCTCCCATTCGATTTCATAGTTTTGTAGTTCTAAAAGGAATCCTTGGTCCCCTGTCTGCCATGTTTTTTCTAGGGTCCTCAACGAGCATTCTGCCTTAATGAGTGAAGGATCCCCTTTGAGTATTactcttcttccttttgtcCAGAATGTCATAGTTAGGGATGGCCAATGCACCTTCATGGTTCCAGCAGAATCCAGCCATTGCATTCCCATCACCAAGTCCACATTCCCTAGTTCCACAGCTAAGAAGTCAGCTATGATCGTTATCTCTTTCAACCTCAATTTTACCCTCTTACAGATTCCCTTTCCTTCGCAACGTGTACCATCTCCAATGGTTACTCCAAATTGGGTACTTGGATCAATGACTAATCGCAGATCTTCCACCAACTCTTGACTGATGAAATTATTTGTCGCGCCACTGTCAATAAGGATTACTACCTCCTTTCCATTCACCTgacctttcaatttcatagTTCTCTTGGACGTGACTCCCGTGATAGCTCTTAATTCAACCTCAGCGGCCTCACCCTCTGCAGGAGCTTCCTCCTCGTTACTCTCTTCCTCATTAAGTATAAGAAGTatcaactctcttttttctatgACCTTGCATTTATGGCCGggtgaatatttttcattacattTGAATCACAACTCTTTGTCAAGCCTTGCTCTAAACTGTGTCTGATAGCCTCTTAAATGGTAGATCATTTTTTTGGTAACCCCTTTAACCGgaatgattatttatttcatgGCAAACTCCGTTTTCTTTGGCtcattcttctcatttttactTTGATTCTTGTGTGTGCTCTCACTTCTTTTGAGCTCACTTTTGCCCCAATTTGCCTTGGCTAATTGTAAGGCTAAATTTCTATCATTCACGAGTTGAGCCTCCTTGATACACTCCTCTAAGGTTTGAGGGTGTCTACTAATCACTTCAGCTTGTAGTGATGGTTTGAGCCCAGTAAAAAATGCGTCTTGGAGTACATTTTCTGCCATGTCGGGCAGTGGATTCAACGAATTCCTTGACATAATCACTATAAGATCCTTCTTGCTTGATACGGATAAGTCGTGCCCCTAAGCTCTTCTGTCCCGTGTCATTGAAAAATTCGAACATCCTTACTTTCAAGTCCTCCCAGGATTCAACCTTCTTTCGATGGTGGCTCCACCTATACCAATCTACTTCTTCTTCCTGATGGTGGCTCCACCTATACCAATCTACTTCTTCTTCCTGTCCGAAACTAACAAAGGTCACCTTGACTTTCTCCGCTTCAAGTAggttattaatttcaaaaaaatgctTTGCACGGTATGCCCAGGATTCGGATTCACCTCCGTGAACATTGGCATTTCAAGCTTCTTGTACTTACTACGGTCTGTGTTACCTACATTGGCTTCCATGGTTGTCTCTGTGTCCTCTACCCTTCCTTTAAGTTTGAACATCGAGCCATCGCAGTCCCTcactcttctcttcttttgtacATGTGGCCTTCTCGCATTTCATCCGCCGTTCGATTCATCGATTTCTTCATCTATAGGATCATTTCCTTTAAGcccatattttctttttccttcacaTCTACCCTTTCTTCAATTTGTCGCTGAGCCATTAGACGTGTTACCACCCCAGTGTGGTGGCCCTGATACCAGATGTAACGACTCTACTAAACACACACAAATATTTCCACACACATAATGGCAAAACAGAGACAACACTCTGCtaaactttatttatgtataagcCAAAAGATTACACTAGTCACAATATCCAAAATAACAAGATAAATAGTAAAGAACATACCCAGCTTCCTTTTGTGATAGCTGGATATCCTCCCCAGGTTATGGCAGCCGACTtgacataaagaaaataaaacctacctACCCAATCCTGAAAAGACCTATTTATATACCTCCTTACATCAATCTTTCATTCCTGCACATGGGCCCCACTCGAATGATCCCTTTCCATCATTCCCTCATCATTAATTGTTTGTTCATTTCGTTTCTGCCCCTCCTTTTATATATGTGAACGATTGGGGGTCATACAGActctttctactttttttaaaaaatatttcaattaattttttatgttatgtaATGAGAGTGgggtaaatttttaaatccttGGATGCATCCAAGTATTACTCTTCTTAAAAGCATTTTGACCGAGTTCTCCATgctttatgattattttttatttttatatgcaGATATTACTAGTGCTGCAGATTACATACTCGTTGTAGAGAAAGAATCAGGTCAAAGCTATAGTGATAAAAGCTGGTCACTGTTCAAGGAAGCTCAATATTAACTTTCACTTTGATCATTTAAAGTATCTggtgtttcattttttgagcGTGCAGTTTTTCAGCGTTTAGCAAATGACCGGTTCTGCAGCAGAAACCGGTGCATTGTAATCACGGTGAGCACACAAGTCctacaaacttgaaatttctCCTACTCAAATgctaacttttttcttttagggaCGTGGATATCCAGATGTTCCCAGTAGAAGGTAAAGAAATTATAGTCATAAACATGGCAATCTCCTTTTTTAATTGATGATGTGAGTCATTGAAATATGCACACATGTATTGATCAGGTTTTTGCGGCTTCTCGTTGATGTTTTGGCATTGCCTGCATTTTGTTTGGTAGATTGTGATCCATACGGTTTTGACATTCTGACGACATATCGTTTCGGTTCTATGGTTAGACTCCTCAATTGAACAATTTATctactaaattatttaatgcGAACTGCGAACTAACCAGTTGTATCACATGTGAAACAATGAGAGCATGATAACTCACTTTCCCTTCAATGTTTTCGACCCATTTCCTTTCCAAAAGCAAATGGCCTACGATGCAAAGTATCTCAAAATCCCACAACTACGATGGCTTGGAGCTTTTGCTTCAGATTTTGAGAAATACAATCTGCCAGAACAATGTCTCATCCCATTGACTTTCAAGGGTGCGGGATCTCTCATGCAGGCACACCgcgcacacacacgcacacacacgcacactgcattttcaaatgttatttTCTGTATTTCTGATATGTTGAAGGTCATGTTTAACCTGTCAGACAAGAGTAGAACTGAAGCCTTGTTACAAAGATGCTACTTGCGTAGAGAGGTACAACATTGGAGGTAAAATTTTCTACCATTACAGctctagttttcttttatcattgttACATGCATTGCCATTTTCTACAAAGAGTACTTCCTCCCTTAGGTTGGAATTGGAGTCAATGCTGGAAAGAGGGGTGAAATTTGAGATAGAAGCACTGTCTGTGcacaatatttcatttttgtccGACGAGTATTTACCatccaaaattgaaagtgaaCTAACACTGTTGAACTCATAGGTAATTACCAATCCATACACTCTACCAACATGGGGTTGATTTGGAACCGTAATGGAATGAGTTAGTATAAAAAACTCATATTTGGATCAAATGTTTTTGATCCAATTTATAATACTAAACCCAGCTTCGACTTAACCATTTTTCGATcgatttcatatttttcaccATCCAATTTTCATTCAACTAATTCTTCATAATCTCGATTACATTTCAGCACCCCATAAAATTGTCATTAGAAGTTTCATGATCCCAGATCATTGATCTTTCAAATATTAGGTGTTTGTTTAAGTCAAGACGGTGAAACTTTGAGTAGGATAAATTCCCTGAATTTTCCTAGCAAAGCAAGATGTCAGGGGAGTTTGAATTCataaatttgacaattttgttGGAATGGTGTAAGTAGACATATGACAAAAGAGATCAAAATGAACAAAGCCAGCAAAAATGATCAAATCCATCTCAATAGAAATGTTTGGCCACGAGCTTCTAAAGTTTCATATCTAATAGGtctattaacttttaattttatgtttaagaTGTGTCTTGACTtagaaaacatatttgataaattattatttattattttgtgtgCAATaggatttgaaatatttgaaatgtttttaaaattttttaagatgagaaaatttatttgacataaaatcatattttttctctctgtgtgattttaaaattaaccatGTTGATAGTATCCAAGTACTATCAGCAAACTCACTAGAATCACTtccaaaacaataaactaaacAACATTACTCCAATACTTCACCAATTAATTACCAAGGAATCAACTAATAATAGACCGTAGTAAATcatgaaaatttggaagactaaaagaaaataacacaaTTATACGTGGAAAACTCATTGGATGTGTAGAGTGAAAACTACGATACTTGTGAGAAGTTCACCTTGTCACATCCTCTCAACTTCAATAAATTGTAAGAACTCAAATCAATGATACGAAGATTCATGACCTGCCAACATTTTCATGCATTAGAGATCAACCATTGAGAGGATTGAATGAAAATCACCTAGTTTTACCAATTATGTTTAATAGTTACCATAAACAAACCATAGTTCAAAACGTGAAAATGTATTTCCAACGAGCTGACCAAAATTTAGCATGATCCAACCGTTGAGACTACAACAATTGACAATTTGTTGAAGATATCCTTCAAATAAAGCCAATATCACACAAAGTTGCTGAATGGCAATAGTTCCACTTTATGTACTAAAACAAATTAGgctagattatatatataaaaaatgtcttgAATTTTACACTTTCAGTTAAAAATGTTcgtaaagttcaaaattttcaaaaatatcctTCCACTTTCAAAATGTGTTAAAAAGATACATCTATTAGTATTTCGGGTTGAAGTACtcataaagttttaaaagtgtaaaaaatacctttaattagaaaaaagttataaaaaagaaaggaaaaaaaaaactcctatGGTTATAAATCATTAATATCGTCTTACCTATCtctattttccattttattttccttctcttcttcagtACCCTTTTACTCCCATATTTGTTaactatataattaaatatccCAATTTATTGGTGAAAAATTGTATCTATCAtgatacaaatatatatgaataataatctATCCTGATCTGTTGTGGTTtattatagatatattatgatattttataaatattttggtttttttgctatatttgaaaataacccTAATAATAACATGTTACCTttcttattataaaagaataaaaaaagagaggcaAACACAGATTGGGTGAGGTAAAGAATGAATTTCATGAGaggcatttttttttatttttttttgcatgggcacaatttataaatttgaattgtcCCTACATGAAAAATGAACACATACCacgtttattttttaagaaaccaCATAATCGTGTAATCATTTTAAACatctaattttgtaaattatagTCATGAGAATAATAGCCACAatttaggaaataaaaatagtttaaaataagatttgatgttatacatttaataacatattaattACAAAGCTAGAAGTTGGTTGGTGACATGTGGGACAAAGATTGCAACCACTAGATTGTACCAACTGAAAgcaaaatgaacaataaagaaaaaccacacatatatataaattgaattatgtgagtaataatgaaagattttattttccctAACAAAGGGGGTTTTCACTTCCTTCTcatcatttcaaattctaatgCTTACTCTACATTTCTCTTGTACAAAGACaaccattataattattagagGTGAAGCTGTGTCTATTACTTTGCTTATATGATGTTAACACCGTGCAATAGG
Proteins encoded:
- the LOC116406046 gene encoding meiotic recombination protein SPO11-1 isoform X4; translation: MEGNRGSLERIEVMRKITELTRSMIVELSNGSSRMIAIDRFKSYCSNSLENCCCRFNLSEGKDVLTLQRESHVRRLDVLLRVLLIIQQLLGENRHSSKRDIYYMHPSIFTDQSVVDRAINDICILLQCSRHNLNVVSVGNGLVMGWLRFSEAGRRFDCLKKPNSAHFIPVQVEEVIDITSAADYILVVEKESVFQRLANDRFCSRNRCIVITGRGYPDVPSRRFLRLLVDVLALPAFCLVDCDPYGFDILTTYRFGSMQMAYDAKYLKIPQLRWLGAFASDFEKYNLPEQCLIPLTFKGAGSLMQAHRAHTRTHTHTAFSNVIFCISDMLKVMFNLSDKSRTEALLQRCYLRREVQHWR
- the LOC116406046 gene encoding meiotic recombination protein SPO11-1 isoform X3 — encoded protein: MEGNRGSLERIEVMRKITELTRSMIVELSNGSSRMIAIDRFKSYCSNSLENCCCRFNLSEGKDVLTLQRESHVRRLDVLLRVLLIIQQLLGENRHSSKRDIYYMHPSIFTDQSVVDRAINDICILLQCSRHNLNVVSVGNGLVMGWLRFSEAGRRFDCLKKPNSAHFIPVQVEEVIDITSAADYILVVEKESVFQRLANDRFCSRNRCIVITGRGYPDVPSRRFLRLLVDVLALPAFCLVDCDPYGFDILTTYRFGSMQMAYDAKYLKIPQLRWLGAFASDFEKYNLPEQCLIPLTFKDKSRTEALLQRCYLRREVQHWRLELESMLERGVKFEIEALSVHNISFLSDEYLPSKIESELTLLNS
- the LOC116406046 gene encoding meiotic recombination protein SPO11-1 isoform X2; its protein translation is MEGNRGSLERIEVMRKITELTRSMIVELSNGSSRMIAIDRFKSYCSNSLENWFNLSEGKDVLTLQRESHVRRLDVLLRVLLIIQQLLGENRHSSKRDIYYMHPSIFTDQSVVDRAINDICILLQCSRHNLNVVSVGNGLVMGWLRFSEAGRRFDCLKKPNSAHFIPVQVEEVIDITSAADYILVVEKESVFQRLANDRFCSRNRCIVITGRGYPDVPSRRFLRLLVDVLALPAFCLVDCDPYGFDILTTYRFGSMQMAYDAKYLKIPQLRWLGAFASDFEKYNLPEQCLIPLTFKGAGSLMQAHRAHTRTHTHTAFSNVIFCISDMLKVMFNLSDKSRTEALLQRCYLRREVQHWRLELESMLERGVKFEIEALSVHNISFLSDEYLPSKIESELTLLNS
- the LOC116406046 gene encoding meiotic recombination protein SPO11-1 isoform X8, encoding MWLVMGWLRFSEAGRRFDCLKKPNSAHFIPVQVEEVIDITSAADYILVVEKESVFQRLANDRFCSRNRCIVITGRGYPDVPSRRFLRLLVDVLALPAFCLVDCDPYGFDILTTYRFGSMQMAYDAKYLKIPQLRWLGAFASDFEKYNLPEQCLIPLTFKGAGSLMQAHRAHTRTHTHTAFSNVIFCISDMLKVMFNLSDKSRTEALLQRCYLRREVQHWRLELESMLERGVKFEIEALSVHNISFLSDEYLPSKIESELTLLNS
- the LOC116406046 gene encoding meiotic recombination protein SPO11-1 isoform X1 encodes the protein MEGNRGSLERIEVMRKITELTRSMIVELSNGSSRMIAIDRFKSYCSNSLENCCCRFNLSEGKDVLTLQRESHVRRLDVLLRVLLIIQQLLGENRHSSKRDIYYMHPSIFTDQSVVDRAINDICILLQCSRHNLNVVSVGNGLVMGWLRFSEAGRRFDCLKKPNSAHFIPVQVEEVIDITSAADYILVVEKESVFQRLANDRFCSRNRCIVITGRGYPDVPSRRFLRLLVDVLALPAFCLVDCDPYGFDILTTYRFGSMQMAYDAKYLKIPQLRWLGAFASDFEKYNLPEQCLIPLTFKGAGSLMQAHRAHTRTHTHTAFSNVIFCISDMLKVMFNLSDKSRTEALLQRCYLRREVQHWRLELESMLERGVKFEIEALSVHNISFLSDEYLPSKIESELTLLNS